The genomic stretch CACGCTCGAGTCGCGCAACGGATGTATTCCGTATCTCTGGATCTTGTGTCTCCACAGTGCACCGTAGCGACACGGTAATGGCATGTACCAAAAGATGTGTAGCATAAGGTAACCAGAAATCGAGAAACTGGGCTTCCTTCATGGTAAGTATAAAGTCAAGAACAGCCGACGACGCACTACGCAGCTGGTCCATCCGGTTACGCCCAATGCTGCCATCTCCGTCGAGGACAGCTGCGCGGAAGATTACGCGAGCAAGTACAAGTCGGATCGAGAGAAAAGAGAGCCAAAGCATAGGTGTTCCTGGCCGGTTCGGCAGAGGATGCCATTGGGGAAGTTGTGCTTCCAAGTCGTTGAGCTCGTGCTTGAAGCGATCGATTTCACGCGCAAGCTGCAGTCGGTCTGGGTTGATTTGGTAAACAAAAGGAAGAATTTCCGCAAGCAGTTCAGTGAGTCCGCACAGATGTATAAAGCATGCAGTTGCTTGTTTCTGCTGAGCGTTCGCCTTACTACCAATGAGCGATCCGACCGTTGGCCGGGGAACGTCGTAATATCCTTTTGAAACATAGGGAGGCGCACCATATGCGACACTGGACCATTGGTCGGTGATGAGGACACACCACCAGAGCCGCATTCGTAACGACTTTTCGTTTTCTGTCAGACTCCATTTTGTCGGGTCTCTGTGAAGCCCAAAAGTCTGAGCCAACGACACTGTGCGTCCACACAGAGTGATGTTGCCAATAATGGAGACGGAAGGACGCCCGACCTGATCGAGAACGGCAGCCTGGATGGTAGACATGCCAGGGCTGAGAAAATCCTCGAGCGTCGCTGCAATACCCTTGTTCCATACATAATACGAGTTTGGTTTGGGATGCATCTTGAGAGTGTCTGACTTTGTCCAATGTGGCGAAGCAAGCGCATAGATGACGCACATCAAGTTGTTTGGCACTCTAGCGTATTGGCCCGTCCGTAGGGTTTCACACATCTCATCGTCTAGAATGGGAAAATGATAGTGGATCTGATTGAAGTACAGCTCGACGACTTCTCGCTTGAAGGGGCCCATGATTTGCTCCACGATTTCCAGTTGCTCCCTTCCACAGCCACTGTTGGGCGGCAAGCCAGCCCGGAATCTTGGCACAGTAAGGTATACCACCGGGTCTTTAGCATCGTGGAGAAGGGTCTGGTAGCTAGATGATTCTGTTTCACCGCCTGCTTTCCGATGCTGCGATATGTGTCGATTAAAGATGTCAATATCTTCGGCAAAATGTGGTGCAAGCATAATGGAGGCGGAAGGATTGTTGGTGGTTTTGTGCAAGATGGGTGCTGAGCGGGGTCGAGAAGGGCCATCTTCAGGCTCGCTATGTCGCCGGCGCTTGGAAATTTTTCGATCACCCCCCTCTTCTGTGGGGGAGCTGGTAGTTGAGCCCTCTATGTATTGACATTTCAGTCGTCTTTCTCGGCAAGATAGGCATGGTTCTCCGGGAATATCGATGTGACAACGAATCTTTCGCGAACGACATCTTGTACAGGCCGGTACTTTGTGCGAGCGATATGGCCTGTTCTGGATGGGTGCAGCGCTGGCCATCAAAAGGAAGCTTGATATGCCGATCTATGCCTTGGTCTGGGATGTCGGAGCTCGAGGTCGCTGATGCCCGAGACGAGTGGGTGGTGCTATGATAGATTGTAGCTGTGAGACGTAAACACCGATAGCGACAAGTGGTGATAGCTGCTTCACAGCTTctcggtgatggtgatgattATTTCACGTGCATTTGAGGTTGTTCAGACAAACGGAATAGAAATAAGTTGTTGATCGGTGACTGGACGCCGGTAGCGGGCCGACCAAGCCCACCTAGGCAAGCTCTCGGTCATCACTCCGTCCTCACCGCTACCGGCAACCAAGCGGTCATACAGCAGCATCGAGTTATCATTCGAGCGCATATACGTGCGCATGTTGTTTTCCCGCATCGGTTTGTTGTGACAACAACTCTGGAGAAAAGCATGGTGAGGCAATGAGCCTTTGACAGTGGGCCTCGGTTGCAACCACCAGTTCGTGAACATGACTAGTTAGAGGGAGCGGCCGTTCTACGCTGATCAGCCGGTCACTCTTATTGCGCTTTCCAGTTACTTTTATCCCGACTTATCCAGTAGAGGCTACAGATTATATACATGCTAGATGCGTCTTTTCATGCTCCATGGTGTAATCAAGTGATGCTTCGTCGTGATCGATGCATTTGTTTGATACAATTATCGGTAATGTGGCTGATGGCCCCCGGTTCCAATGTGGTAGTAGGTAGGTATTGTGCAGTAGATACAAAAAAAGATGGCGATGCTAGAGATTACGCGTTCGGATTCTTCAGAAGTAGCGAAATATCGCATGCATGTCACATGACGTGCATGTGTAGATGTTGAGAAGTCTGTAAAGGCAAAAAAAGAATGCCTTCGGCCAGAATTGAACTGACGACCTCGTCATTACTAGTGACGCGCTCTACCACTGAGCTACGAAGGCTGCTGTTGTTTGCTGATGACTAATCAGAGTAATAACAATATATACAGAGTTTTGTTTGTCAAAAGCCATGGTTATGGTGAAGCATCACAGACGGTGTGTCTGTTTCTGGTGTGATGACGGTCCGCGTTCAAGGTTAGCGCGATCTGAAGACGGGAAGCCCCAGGCTTTTGTGATTTGACACGTGTTGAATGGGGCCCTGCCCAATTCGTCCTGCTCGCCCTTTTAGTGGGACCAAGGAGGGACCTGCTTTTGCCAACTTGTTGCGCGTCGCTGGTCGTGGTTTGCTTCTTTTTAATGAACTTGTCCGACATGCCCCAACGGCCGCTAGCTGCCTACAGTATCCTTGGGATTTCGGCCTGCCGTGTTAGGACTTGATGCCATGCTGACGGGTTGACGTCCCAGAGCACGCGACTGCGGGAAGCCTTCAGCTTCGTCGCATCGCATACAAACAGCTACCCGTATTGCAATCGGATGTGGCTTTGCGGTGCCAATCAGCGATGACGTGCGAAATTGCGACTCGACGGTCTTCCGGCCCAAGGAAGCATAATACAAGGCATGTCCGTCTGCACGCAATTACCGGAAGCGCAGGCTACTCCTGGGGTGTTGCAATAACGTCACTCGATTGACACTTTATCGCGCCGATCCGGCATGTCCCAAGGCGCGGATTGGATGAGAAGATGGACGTGAATCGATAGTTGGTGGCAGGACTGCACGAGCAAGACGCACCAGCCACATTTGCCAATAGTGACTTCATCTTGGTCATGTATGAATCGTCACTCATGAGCTGTCAAGCCGTATCGTCGTTTCAAACACGATAACTGTCGATAAGGGGCCGGCACCGCCATTTGCACGCAGCAACGTGGAGCGTGGAGGGAGTGGGAGGCGAGAAATAGAACACCCCAGGAAATTACACGACGGGCCCAATCAGCACCACCGAGTACCTGCGTCTTAGCTCAGGCTAATGCCCAGGCCGGCATGATGAACGCCTGCACGGCTGCACGGCTCAATCATGGTGGTTCGGCCTTGTCAGGCACGCGGGCGTTTCGAGCTTGGCTGTCCACCTACCGTTTGTTTCCCTGCATCCCGTCTCTGCCGCGTCTTACTGTTCTCACTGCTCGCTGCTCGCTCTCTCACCTCGACGCCGTCTCTCTAATTCCCCTCACCACACTCGCTACTCCTGCGGCCAGGTTGTCGTCTTGCCCTTCCTTCACCGAGCGCAACCTGCCGCATTTCACTCCTTCACCGTTACAATACTTATACCCTCTTTTCTGTTTAGTGCCTAGTCCACCACCTACACCACACACATTCCACCTTGAAGCCTGGCCCGCCATTGCCGCATTCCTTGCTGCAAGCCGACATCCCTTGAACCAACTCGTAGATAATCGACACCCTGCCTGTCATACGTAATTGCGCCCCCATACGAATAATCAAAATCAAAATCAAGAGCTGGCGACTGTGAATTGGCCGAGTTCGACTGCAACAAACAAAAACACCAAACCCTACAATCTCCCAACTGCCCACCACAGCCTCACCTGCACGTCACAATGCACGACATGGCCCACCTGCACGCACGATCGCATCATCTACGACGACAGCGCAACAACAATGACCCCGAAGTAGAGGTTGTCACGGCTATCGTCGTAGCGACTAAATTCGCAGATGACGACGACCCAGCGCCCACCATGAAGCCTATATTGCTTCCACCACCTGCTGTACGCCCACGTCCGACTACAACGTCTGCCGATAACcatgacgacgacgacgagcCCCAGCAGACTGCCAAGCCAACTTCCACCAGGAAACCGCCTCCTGCACATCATACCAACAATGCGGACGAGACTTCAACCCCGAAAAACTCCCCCAAGCCAGCCTCCACGCTCATGGTTGCGACCAAATCACCTATGCCAAGCGTTGCTTCGTCAGTTACAGGCCTCGTATCTGCCACAGCCGCCATTTCCGCGAGCGCCTCTCCTTCCTCAACCGGTGCCGCAGGCTCAGAAGACGGCATGTCCACCGGTGCTATGGCCGGTCTTGCCTTGGGTATCCTTCTGTTTTTCTGTGCGATCCTGACTGGTATCTTGCTCCTGTACCGCCGTAAGAAGAATCAAATGGCTTCCGCAGCCGCAGCCAAGGAGAATGAGAAGACCGAAATGTATAATGCACCACCACCCAGGCCTCCACCTCCCCAGGTGGTAACTACCCCGGCCCCGGCCCCGGCTCCCATCATTAATTCTACGCGCACCCCGGCCGCTGCACCGCGTCTGAGCCTGCGACCCGTCACTCAGTTCGACCCGACATTCAACGAGCAGGCTAAAGCTGGAGGAAACTCTCTCACTGTCGCTGCCGCCGCTGCTCAGTCAAGCAACAAACATTCACCTTCTGCATCGGCTGAACGTCCAGTCAGCGCTTGGGAGCGACATGGAGCCTCAAACGCTCCTACTAGTAACCCGTTCAGCGACCCTGAGCCGCAATCTGGTCCCGCTTCATCCAATCCCTTCGGAAACAAGGCTGCCGTCGATGCTCAGCAGGCTTCAATCCCTGACTCGCCTCCTAGTACTTCCCCGGTCAATTCAGCAATGCACTCCTCCCAGCCCAGCAGTGATTCTGCCAACCCAGCCATTGCCGCCGCTGCAGCCAGTGCTGCCGCCCTGGCAGCAGCAACGGCTCCTAACCCACCTCCCAAGACTGACCTCCCGCTGCCTCCATCAGTTGCCGCCAATGCTGGAGGTGTCCCGCCGAATAGCATCCCTGCTTCTCCCGGTCCTGCTCCGAGTGGTCCCCCTCCCGTCGCTGGCGCTGTAGCTGGCGGTGCTGCTCCTGGTCCCAACAACGTTCACCGTGTCCAACTTGACTTCAAGCCTTCTATGCAAGACGAACTTGACCTTCACGCCGGTCAGCTCGTCCGCATGCTCCACGAATACGATGATGGATGGGTACGTACTAGCCTTTTGTATAAATGTGTTTATCTGACTAACTTGATCAGGCTCTCTGTATCCGTATGGACCGCTCGCAACAAGGAGTTGTTCCCCGCACATGTCTCTCCAAGCACCCAGTCAAGCCGCGCAACGGTCCCCCTCGTCAAGGTCCGCCGCCGCAAGGTGCTATGCGTGGCCCTCCTATCCGCTCGCCCATGGGTCCCGGCAGTGTACCTCAGCCACGTCCTCTTTCGCCCGGTAGTGCCATGAACTCACCTTCCATGGCTCAAGGTCCCGGTAACATGAGCCCTGGTCCCCGTCAGATGCCACCGCAGCAAATGCAAAGCCCTCGCATGCGGTCCAACAGCAACGCCCCTGAACAAGGTCCTCCACGTGGCCGCTCCAACAGTAACGCTCCTTACGCCGCTCCCCAGCGCTCAATGTCGCCTGGTCCCTACGGTGGCGGACCAGAAATGGCTCCTCCACCCCAGGTGGACGGTCGTCCACGATCAAACTCTGCAGGCCAGGTTGGCAACCCTCGACGAGGCCCAGCCCCCGGCCCAAGCCCCATGAACCCCAACTCTGTGGCGCCTGGTGCCCCTGCTCCTATTCCAAACCGGAAGCCGGTCCCTGGTTTGGCCATCTAGAGCAATTTGGATCAAGAAAAGACCGGTGCTTTTTTTTATGAGGAACGTTTTTAGCGGTTTCTTATCATACCAATCTCCTTGATGTTTCTGTTTTGCTTCACTTCAAACGTGAGGGTAGTTATCGCCTACTGTGATTCTTCTCCCGCCAGACCTTGGTCTTTTGGTTTGTAGTGGCTAGTCGCTTCATGTtctgctgttgctgctgctccTAGGGCGCGGGTTTTGGTCTTCTCTCACCTACACATACAAGTTATCAATGCCAAGCAAAGATTGAGACTTCGTCGTCCTCTGAGCAGCAGTAATGCCCGTGGCTCCCACTTACTTATCCTTTTTGCTTTCAATGTTTATACCCCGAAGCCTCGCACTCTAGCTAAATCGACCAAATCGCACTTCGAGAGCGGGCGGGCGAGGTGATTTTTTTTTTCGTTCTTGTCCTAGCTTAGAAAGTAGCCCCCATAATGTCTTGAAGATATTGTTTTGTTCTGTTCGGCTTTGAAGCGAGAATGCGGAGGGGATTGTGGATGTGGTTTCTCTCAGTTGGCTTAGTCCAGGTCCGCTAGGACGGTTTGAGAGCAGGGATTGAATTATCTCTTTTTGACTTGATTCGGTTTCCTAAATTTCACTTTGTCTGGTTTTGATGCACTTGTGTATGTGTGGGATTTGCTGTATGTACCGTGTCGATCGGCTGCTGCTGCTCTTTCTGCTGCCTTTGCATGGATGAAAATTGGATAAGAGGGGAAGTATGTAGTCTGCATATACGATAACTTTTTGTTAGGGAGGGCAATGAAACGTGTGTTAACAAATTGCGTTTTCCATGATATTGTCGTCTAATTTCTATTCATACCCATCCTCTTCTTAAATCGGACGGGTTAGATTTGGGTTGACAAAGCGGGTGTGACATGTATTAGCAGAAGGAGCCACTGACGGATGCGATAACGGCATGCCAAGCTTAACCATCCCATCCGGTAGCTTTGACTGACCAGCCTCATTCTTCTCCCCAGAACTGTATTATCTAGACTTTTTCTAGAAGTTAAGTAATCATATTGAAAATGAGCATTTGATGTTTAGTATACAACCTAAGAACTCTGCAATAAATACCCTCGAGTTCTAGGTTGTAGGATTTAGAATCGCAGCTTTTGGCCCTTAGTACCGACTTGGGCAACTTGCCTTTTCTCGGACATATCCTGAATAGGAGGTATATTGGCATTTACCAACGGATTTGTCTTATACTGAATATGACGGATGGGTTATAGTCAACAGGACAATCCCTGCGTCCAACACGGGTAGTGGCTGTTCTCATAAGCTTTTACTTATACATTTGGGTCCAAGAACTTTACTTAGCAAACCTCACGTGGTCTTTATGAAAACGACAGGTTTCGAATGATTCATATGGGGGCTATCTACAAATGAAAGAGCGTATCTGTTGACCTTCATACAAATCAGGTTCGAAATCAGAAAGGCAGAATACCATCCAAGTTTAATGAGCGAATAGATGTGGGTATTAGGACGCGACTTTTGAACAGTTTGTCTTACTACTCAGACGCGATGCAAACGACAATCCATACACACCTCCAACTGACAGCGGCGGCATTGCATGATGAATTTCCTGTGTCTCGCGTTACACATCTCGCAGCGGAATCGTTGACGCCTTCCACCGTAGATCTGGGTAAATTTCTTTCGACCACGATGCTCACACTCGTCGGTATTGCGAAGTTGCTCTTGCACTGCGGCAACGCGACGCTGACGCTCTGCAGGCAGAAGATCTGGAGGTGCGACTCTATCAACGACCTGCTCGGCACGTCTGATGAGGTTTTCCTCAATCCAGAAAGCACATGTGCATCTTCGGGGCTTGGTCCATTCTGTACCACATTGGTAGCAGAACTCGGCACCACATCGGCATCTTTTTCACTGTCAGACAGGCATTTCAAGAAAGCGCATTGATTCAGGGTATCACGAATCAAAGAAAGGATTCAGGGTTTTACTCACGTCATATGATTGCAGCCCCATTCAATAGCAACCATGGAGCGACATGAGAAGCAACGACGCCATTGATTCTCCGCTCCCAGATCCAAAATTGCCTGGAGGCTACTATCTGCGGGACAATCGCCTTCATGCTGCGGACTGTTACACGTGGTACAGGTTTTGGTCCTGCAACGAGGACAGGTTGCTTCGCCAGCAGCGATGTGACAGGGAGCAATGAATCGCCCGCATTCGGAGTTGCTACAGTACGTCTTGACCGGTGTTTGTTTCTCTATTTCCGCATTTGTGAAATCCTCCAACTCTTCCGCAGTCAAGCAACCAAGGATTATGGAGCGAGAAACCTCCTTGCCACAGCATCGTGGAGGCAAATAGGCCAAATCGTGGCTTACAACGCCGTTCATGATGAATTGCTTCAAGCAGGAGCTGCAGTACTGATGATGGCTATCGCATCCGATATGGGTGATGTCGGCAAAACGAAACTCTTCTCTGCAAGCAATACACTCGAACTGGTTGCGGGCCAATTTTCCCATAGCATCCGCCTGACGCTGAGTATACGAGACAGATGGACCAGCCTCATTTTCCAAGTCATCATGGGCGTCATGCTCCGAACTCAGTAGTGCAGTCATGCGGCGAACAACCTCGTTCTCGATGGAGTCGTCACGCACTACCTCGGCGTATGGAGGAGGCGCTTCAAGATCCGGATCATCGCTGCTCATCTGGACAGCTACACGGCGATCTTCTTGGGCCTGCGTTTCGACTTGAGCGAGCTCCGCAATTACTTCGGCATCAGCATCCACAGCATTGGCAATGCTATGAGCGAGTTTGACATCCTTGAGAAACGCCAGATGAGTCTCAATCTCAGTAAGGTAGCTGGCATAGGCAACCTCCAAATCCGGAACATTGTCTGGCGTATACTTTGCCTTCTTCGTCTCCTCACGGTAGTTGATTTCTTCCAGCTGCAAGGACAATGCAACAATTTCGTCATCCAGATGACACGGATGAGAGGCTTGCTGGGAAATGACTGACATGGTTGCTAGTAACGAGCTAACTTGGTGAAatcttggtgttgaatcaACGTAAAAAAACCCTTGGGTAACGAGAAAAAATTACGAGACGCATCACAGACAAAGGGTGAGGTTTTGAAGCCCTGGGCTGATGCGGGGTAGACGCGGAATCGTGCGGGGTGTGTATAAGGTCCACGACATGGTACCCCTTTCCATTGCGTGAGTGTTGTTCTCGAATCAAGAAGCACATTTCTCGCCAACCCTCCGAGATTGACCCGGCTCCAAGACACCAGGGAAGGTCGAGCAATCGCATATTCTTCAGCGAACAAGGTGGGAGAGATGGCATCCAAGAAAAGAGACTCCTGGTTCTTGTGTTTACATCAATGTACCTGTAAATGTCTGTATTTATAGGCATAGAATCTTTTCAGGTAGGTGTATAGATGTGAACTCCCGATGTTTATCAAGAAAGGTATCACATTATAGAGAACAGAAGGGCAAAGTAGAGGTTGGTAAATCACAAATCCCACAAAACTCAATACACAATACAAAAGCCCACACATCATTACGTCCTCCCTATGATACACGGAAGAACGCCACTACATTGTCCCTCTCAGAACCGACTGATATCTCTCCCAAAAACCCAATTCACCACCCAATAAACCGGCACAAGAACCTTGTTTCTCCAACTCACCGTCCTCGTAATGTATGCGCCACGCCAAATAATCCACGCTACATACCCTTGCAATCTGCCACCCCACTTACCGCCGCCCTGGAACAGTGCATTCCAATTACCAATATACGCCAGGGTGCCCAGATCCCTGTACGTGAAGCCCTTTGTTGTCGTGGTGGGATTGAGAGAGGAAGATGCGGGGGACGGCTGGGGGTCGATGTCAGAGTTGATGTCGGCTTTGTTAAAGCGTTTGGCGAGCCAAAAGGCCTTTTGGGAGGCGACTTGTGCGGTGGCCGGATAGGATGTCGATTCTATGATGCCACAGTCGCCGAGGGCGAAGACGTCGGGGTGGATGGCTTCGATTGAGGCGTTTTTGCTGTCTTTGCTGTCTGAGAAGGAGGATTCGGGGACAAGTTTGACGCGGAGGTGGTCATCTGTTATTATAGAGCCAGATTTTGCGTCTTTCTTGACGACCCATTTTACGCTTGAGGGAGATACGGTGGCGGGGTCCGATGTAGGAGAGGGAATGTGGAGGTTTGTAGGGGCTTCGCGGACGTCGGAGAGGGCGCTGGCGACGAAGGGGTTTTGCATGAGTCCTGTGCCTGTGGAGAGGGGTGTCAGTCATTCACTTCTCCTTTTTGGGGTGATGGAGAGATATTCAAACTTACTCCAAACACACATTCCCACGCCAATCTCACCCTCCTCCTTCACCTTGAGCGTATACAAATACTCTTGACCCACATCATACGGCTGACTCCGTTCAGCAGGTGCACCAGGCCTCAGCTCCTCAACATGATGGCTAGTCTTTATCTGAATACCTTCGCGCTTGAACTTTTGCATGGCATAATCAGCCAATTTCTTATCAAACATGGGCAGCACCTTCTCCGCAACATCATAAACAGTAATATTGTGGTACTGAATGAGTTCCGGGTAAAGCCTCCGCATATCCTCGTTGATCAAATCGTGCAACTCGGCGCTGAATTCGATGCCCGTGGGTCCACCGCCCACAACAGCAAAGTTGAGCAGCTGCTTCTTCATTTCGACAGATGTCGTAGGTAGAGCGGCGCCTTCGAAACATGCGAGGATGCGATTCCGGATCTTGCGTGCGTCGCCTACGTCCTTGAGGAAAAAGGCATGTTCTT from Pyrenophora tritici-repentis strain M4 chromosome 1, whole genome shotgun sequence encodes the following:
- a CDS encoding C6 transcription factor → MLAPHFAEDIDIFNRHISQHRKAGGETESSSYQTLLHDAKDPVVYLTVPRFRAGLPPNSGCGREQLEIVEQIMGPFKREVVELYFNQIHYHFPILDDEMCETLRTGQYARVPNNLMCVIYALASPHWTKSDTLKMHPKPNSYYVWNKGIAATLEDFLSPGMSTIQAAVLDQVGRPSVSIIGNITLCGRTVSLAQTFGLHRDPTKWSLTENEKSLRMRLWWCVLITDQWSSVAYGAPPYVSKGYYDVPRPTVGSLIGSKANAQQKQATACFIHLCGLTELLAEILPFVYQINPDRLQLAREIDRFKHELNDLEAQLPQWHPLPNRPGTPMLWLSFLSIRLVLARVIFRAAVLDGDGSIGRNRMDQLRSASSAVLDFILTMKEAQFLDFWLPYATHLLVHAITVSLRCTVETQDPEIRNTSVARLERVITHIQHARDNYDWDIANYCLERCADPVSKIASLNARELPQPPETELTNVVVNGNSGTEIQSMPNFDDASFLLSDILDPNAFDFSWDALWDTPSGMTNFSI
- a CDS encoding SH3 domain containing protein; this translates as MVATKSPMPSVASSVTGLVSATAAISASASPSSTGAAGSEDGMSTGAMAGLALGILLFFCAILTGILLLYRRKKNQMASAAAAKENEKTEMYNAPPPRPPPPQVVTTPAPAPAPIINSTRTPAAAPRLSLRPVTQFDPTFNEQAKAGGNSLTVAAAAAQSSNKHSPSASAERPVSAWERHGASNAPTSNPFSDPEPQSGPASSNPFGNKAAVDAQQASIPDSPPSTSPVNSAMHSSQPSSDSANPAIAAAAASAAALAAATAPNPPPKTDLPLPPSVAANAGGVPPNSIPASPGPAPSGPPPVAGAVAGGAAPGPNNVHRVQLDFKPSMQDELDLHAGQLVRMLHEYDDGWALCIRMDRSQQGVVPRTCLSKHPVKPRNGPPRQGPPPQGAMRGPPIRSPMGPGSVPQPRPLSPGSAMNSPSMAQGPGNMSPGPRQMPPQQMQSPRMRSNSNAPEQGPPRGRSNSNAPYAAPQRSMSPGPYGGGPEMAPPPQVDGRPRSNSAGQVGNPRRGPAPGPSPMNPNSVAPGAPAPIPNRKPVPGLAI